Proteins from a single region of Candidatus Zixiibacteriota bacterium:
- a CDS encoding DEAD/DEAH box helicase gives MNVDWTELFHPLTCRWFLERFGGPTEPQRAGWAAIARGRSTLIAAPTGSGKTLAAFLWSIDRLIQRAGRGQLDDATSVLYVSPLKALGNDVARNLQDPLAGIYRKADAEGVLVPGLRIAVRSGDTPSHERQAMVRRPPHILITTPESLYILLTAERSRRFLRSVETVILDEIHAVAQDKRGAHLALSVERLEELTGKPLQRIGLSATQKPIEELAKLLVGARRTPEGAPDCTIVDVGHRRAMELGIEVPDQELGPIATHELWAEVYEKVVAQIQARRTTLVFVNTRRLVERVAHQLTERLGENSVGAHHGSLSRARRLEVEEKLKAGELRAVVATASLELGIDIGHVDLVCQIGSPRSLNILLQRVGRSGHWVGALPRGVLYPLTRDDLMECVAALRAVRAGELDRIAVPDAPLDILAQQIVAAVASSTPEKKAAAAEVRGRQHGVAEEQLWQLVRRAYPYRGLERRDFDRVLEMLSDGISTRRGRRGAYVHRDRINGRLRPRRGARMAAILNGGAIPDNADYDVVQFPDEALVGRVNEDFAIESLAGDIFLLGNRSWRIRRVGAGKVWVEDAQGLPPTVPFWLGEAPARTRELSAAVSELRRAIAGRLDDAPRAAAWLAEETGIPPSAAEQLVSYVAATVGHLGTVPSQHEIVAERFFDEAGGMQLVIHSPWGGRINRAWGMALRKRFCLSFDRELQAAATDDGIVISLVEQHSFPVSDVFEMLRAATVERELIQAALASPLFANRWRWNATRALAVARSQGGKKVPVALQRMRAEDLLAAVFPEQVMCQDNRVGPVPLPDHPLVNETMKDCLQEAMDLEGLRNVLRRIETGEIRTVALQTVAPSPMAHEILNANPYAFLDDAPLEERRARAVSLRQIDPALQGGLGRLDPEAVSEVRRQARPDVRDADELHDFLLSACLLPAGEEPDWEDFARELVAQGRATVLSWRAAGESAERRAYVAAERLHVARAALPHAEAAPALSLPRSLGSEACLETEALRRIVAGWLEVTGPVTASELAQRLGVPRANIERALLENEVSGAALRGEFSGAPGGAGEPEWCDRVLLARIHRLTLARLRREIESVAPAEFLKFLLVWQHVAPSSHLRGREGVLEIVRQLQGLELPAPAWEQHVLPARVECYEPAYLEQLCLGGVVCWGRLRPTEAPAADGGTAVRSGRRHRTAPTRSAPIAFVLREEIGFFLDGVVPPWREVVGLSAAAHAVAGYLEQRGASFLADIARGTGLLKSQAESALWELVARGYATGDGIAGLRALLAPEPAGRGKRRRLRLIAGGRSREGLMPVGRWSLWGIRSETEAGQTLERRARQLLRRYGIVLRELLARETGSVSWRELARIYRRMEARGEIRGGRFVNGFTGEQFALPQAVEMLRRERRAPQCREPVIVAAGDPLNLVGILTPGQRISPYSRLMIAYRDGVPIAVGTLGELKHRLQGHRRAAAELKHGV, from the coding sequence GTGAACGTCGACTGGACCGAGCTGTTCCATCCCCTGACCTGCCGATGGTTCCTCGAACGGTTCGGCGGACCCACGGAACCGCAACGCGCCGGCTGGGCGGCTATCGCCCGGGGAAGATCGACGCTGATCGCTGCGCCGACGGGCTCGGGAAAAACGCTGGCGGCCTTTCTCTGGTCCATCGACCGGTTGATCCAGCGCGCCGGCCGCGGGCAGCTGGACGACGCGACCAGCGTGCTCTACGTATCGCCGCTGAAGGCGCTCGGCAACGACGTCGCTAGGAACCTCCAGGACCCGCTGGCCGGGATCTATCGGAAAGCGGATGCGGAAGGCGTGCTGGTGCCGGGCCTGCGGATCGCCGTCCGTTCCGGCGACACGCCGTCCCACGAGCGGCAGGCCATGGTGCGCCGGCCGCCGCACATCCTGATCACGACGCCGGAATCCCTCTACATTCTGCTCACCGCGGAACGGAGCCGACGCTTCCTGAGAAGCGTCGAGACGGTCATCCTCGACGAGATTCACGCCGTCGCGCAGGACAAGCGCGGCGCCCATCTGGCCCTGTCCGTCGAGCGGCTGGAGGAACTCACGGGAAAGCCCCTGCAACGAATCGGGCTGAGCGCGACGCAGAAGCCGATCGAGGAGCTGGCGAAGCTGCTCGTGGGTGCCCGAAGAACGCCGGAGGGAGCCCCCGACTGCACGATCGTCGACGTCGGGCACCGCCGGGCCATGGAGCTCGGCATCGAGGTTCCCGATCAGGAGCTGGGGCCGATCGCCACGCACGAGCTCTGGGCCGAAGTTTACGAAAAGGTCGTGGCGCAGATCCAGGCGCGACGAACGACGCTGGTGTTCGTCAACACGCGCCGGCTGGTGGAACGGGTCGCGCACCAGCTCACGGAGCGGCTGGGAGAAAACTCGGTCGGGGCGCATCACGGGAGCCTGTCCCGTGCCCGCCGGCTCGAGGTGGAGGAAAAGCTCAAGGCCGGGGAGCTACGGGCCGTCGTCGCGACCGCATCGCTCGAGCTGGGAATCGACATCGGCCACGTCGACCTGGTCTGCCAGATCGGCTCGCCGCGGTCGCTCAACATCCTGCTGCAACGCGTCGGCCGTTCGGGCCATTGGGTCGGCGCGCTTCCCCGGGGCGTTCTTTACCCGCTTACCCGGGACGATCTGATGGAATGCGTGGCGGCGCTGCGAGCGGTGCGCGCCGGCGAGCTCGACCGGATCGCGGTGCCTGACGCGCCTCTGGACATCCTGGCCCAGCAGATCGTGGCCGCCGTCGCGAGCTCAACTCCGGAAAAAAAAGCGGCGGCTGCGGAGGTCAGGGGGCGACAGCACGGAGTCGCGGAAGAGCAGCTCTGGCAGCTGGTGCGGCGGGCCTATCCATATCGCGGTCTCGAGCGGCGCGACTTCGATCGGGTCCTGGAGATGCTCTCCGACGGCATTTCCACGCGGCGCGGGCGGCGCGGCGCCTACGTTCACCGCGACAGGATCAACGGCAGGCTCCGCCCGCGGCGCGGCGCGAGGATGGCGGCGATCCTCAACGGCGGCGCGATTCCGGACAACGCCGACTACGACGTGGTGCAGTTCCCCGACGAAGCGCTCGTGGGTCGCGTCAACGAGGATTTCGCCATCGAGAGCCTCGCGGGCGATATCTTCCTGCTGGGGAACCGCTCCTGGCGCATCCGGCGCGTGGGCGCGGGCAAGGTCTGGGTCGAGGACGCGCAGGGGCTGCCGCCCACGGTGCCATTCTGGCTGGGGGAAGCTCCGGCCCGGACCCGGGAGCTCTCGGCGGCGGTGAGCGAGCTCAGGCGGGCGATCGCCGGCCGACTCGATGACGCGCCGCGAGCGGCCGCATGGCTGGCCGAAGAAACCGGCATCCCGCCTTCGGCGGCCGAGCAGCTGGTGTCCTATGTCGCCGCGACGGTCGGGCACCTGGGAACGGTGCCGAGCCAGCACGAGATCGTCGCGGAGCGCTTCTTCGACGAAGCGGGCGGGATGCAGCTGGTCATTCATTCGCCGTGGGGCGGGCGGATCAATCGCGCGTGGGGGATGGCGCTGCGCAAGCGCTTTTGCCTGAGCTTCGACCGGGAGCTGCAGGCCGCCGCGACCGATGACGGCATCGTGATCTCGCTGGTGGAACAGCATTCTTTTCCGGTGTCGGATGTGTTCGAGATGCTGCGAGCGGCCACGGTCGAGCGTGAGCTGATCCAGGCGGCGCTGGCATCGCCGCTGTTCGCCAACCGCTGGCGGTGGAACGCGACCCGCGCCCTCGCGGTCGCGCGCTCTCAGGGAGGGAAAAAGGTTCCGGTGGCGCTGCAGCGGATGCGCGCGGAGGATCTGCTCGCGGCGGTTTTCCCGGAGCAGGTGATGTGCCAGGACAACCGCGTCGGGCCGGTGCCGCTGCCCGACCATCCGCTCGTCAACGAGACCATGAAGGATTGCCTGCAGGAGGCCATGGATCTCGAGGGGCTGCGCAACGTTCTGCGGCGGATCGAAACCGGAGAAATCCGCACGGTGGCGCTCCAGACGGTTGCTCCGTCCCCGATGGCGCACGAGATCCTGAATGCCAATCCTTATGCTTTTCTCGACGACGCTCCTCTCGAGGAGCGCCGTGCCCGGGCGGTGTCGCTGCGCCAGATCGATCCGGCCCTGCAGGGCGGCCTCGGCCGTCTGGATCCCGAGGCGGTGAGCGAGGTGCGTCGCCAGGCCCGACCCGATGTCCGCGACGCGGACGAGCTGCACGATTTTCTTCTGAGCGCGTGCCTGCTCCCCGCGGGAGAAGAGCCCGACTGGGAGGATTTCGCGCGAGAGCTGGTCGCTCAAGGCCGGGCGACCGTGCTCTCGTGGCGCGCTGCGGGAGAATCCGCGGAGCGGCGCGCTTACGTCGCCGCGGAACGGTTGCACGTCGCCCGCGCCGCACTGCCGCATGCCGAGGCGGCGCCGGCATTGTCCCTGCCCCGAAGCCTGGGGAGCGAGGCGTGCCTCGAGACCGAGGCTCTGAGGAGGATCGTCGCCGGCTGGCTGGAGGTGACGGGGCCCGTGACCGCCAGCGAGTTGGCGCAGAGGCTCGGGGTGCCCCGGGCGAACATTGAACGCGCGCTGCTAGAAAACGAAGTCTCCGGGGCCGCTCTGCGGGGCGAGTTCAGCGGAGCACCGGGCGGGGCCGGGGAACCGGAATGGTGCGATCGGGTCCTGCTGGCGCGGATTCACCGGCTCACGCTGGCGCGCCTGCGCAGGGAGATCGAAAGCGTTGCTCCCGCCGAATTCCTGAAATTCCTGCTCGTCTGGCAGCACGTCGCCCCGAGTTCTCACCTGCGCGGTCGGGAGGGAGTCCTGGAGATCGTCCGCCAGCTTCAAGGGCTCGAGCTGCCGGCGCCGGCATGGGAACAGCACGTGCTTCCCGCGCGAGTGGAGTGTTACGAGCCGGCCTACCTGGAGCAGCTTTGCCTCGGGGGCGTCGTCTGCTGGGGGCGGCTACGCCCGACCGAGGCTCCCGCGGCCGACGGCGGGACGGCCGTTCGCTCGGGCCGCCGCCATCGGACCGCGCCGACGCGCAGCGCACCCATTGCGTTCGTGCTCCGGGAAGAGATCGGTTTCTTTCTCGACGGCGTGGTCCCGCCCTGGCGCGAGGTCGTCGGACTGAGCGCTGCGGCGCACGCCGTGGCGGGCTACCTCGAGCAACGCGGCGCATCGTTCCTCGCCGATATCGCCAGGGGTACGGGCTTGTTGAAAAGCCAGGCGGAAAGCGCCCTCTGGGAGCTCGTGGCGCGGGGCTACGCTACGGGGGACGGGATCGCGGGGCTGCGGGCCTTGCTCGCGCCGGAGCCGGCAGGGAGGGGAAAGAGGCGGCGGCTTCGGCTGATCGCCGGAGGCAGATCCCGGGAAGGCTTGATGCCCGTCGGGCGCTGGTCGCTCTGGGGAATCCGGAGTGAAACGGAAGCCGGGCAGACGCTTGAGCGGCGCGCCCGGCAACTGCTCCGGCGCTACGGGATCGTCTTGAGGGAGCTGCTCGCGCGTGAGACCGGGTCGGTATCGTGGCGCGAGCTGGCGCGGATCTACCGGCGGATGGAGGCGCGAGGCGAGATCCGCGGCGGGCGGTTCGTGAACGGATTTACCGGCGAGCAGTTCGCGCTGCCCCAAGCGGTGGAAATGCTGCGCCGCGAACGGCGCGCTCCGCAGTGCAGGGAGCCGGTCATCGTTGCGGCGGGCGACCCTCTGAACCTCGTCGGGATCCTCACCCCGGGGCAGCGGATTTCACCTTATTCCCGCCTGATGATCGCGTACCGGGACGGCGTTCCGATCGCCGTCGGAACGCTCGGCGAGCTGAAGCACAGGCTCCAGGGGCACCGCCGGGCCGCGGCCGAACTCAAGCACGGCGTCTGA
- the lepA gene encoding translation elongation factor 4, producing the protein MGLEHIRNFSIIAHIDHGKSTLADRLLEFTGAVSARERTDQILDSMDLERERGITIKASPVCLRYRAKDGREYKLNLIDTPGHVDFTYEVSRSLAACEGALLVVDAAQGVEAQTVANVHMALDHNLEILPVINKIDLPSADPERVKREIEDVIGLDASEAILASAKEGIGTEEILEGIVRRFPPPAGSPDAPLRALVIDSWFDPYHGAVVMIRVFDGRVRKGDRIRMMSSGRAFEVTRLGLFAPGPVEIPELSAGEVGFLMAGIKEIAETRVGDTVTLDDRPAAEALPGFKPMKPMVFSGLYPTDANQYQSLRDALEKLRLNDSSFTFEPETSQALGFGFRCGFLGLLHMDIVRERLEREFGLNLIATAATVVYRVIKTNGETVQIDNPVKMPGEGEIERIEEPVIQAEIHVPQEFLGGVLSLCEERRGVQREIRYLGPRRVLVVYELPLNEIVADFYDRLKSVSRGYASMDYELAGYRQADLVKLDVRINGEVVDAMSMIVHRDKAYYRGRDLVQRMRELIPRQLFEVVIQAAIGSRVISRESVKPLRKNVTAKCYGGDITRKRKLLERQKEGKKRMKQVGKVEIPQEAFLAALKV; encoded by the coding sequence ATGGGGCTTGAGCACATCCGAAATTTCTCGATCATCGCGCACATCGATCACGGCAAATCGACGCTGGCGGATCGGCTCCTGGAGTTCACGGGAGCGGTGAGCGCCCGGGAGAGGACCGATCAGATCCTCGACAGCATGGATCTGGAGCGGGAGCGCGGCATCACGATCAAAGCGAGCCCGGTTTGCCTGCGATACCGGGCCAAGGACGGGCGGGAGTACAAGCTGAACCTCATCGATACCCCCGGCCACGTCGACTTCACTTACGAGGTATCGCGCAGCCTCGCCGCGTGCGAGGGGGCGTTGCTGGTGGTGGATGCGGCGCAGGGAGTCGAGGCGCAGACCGTGGCCAACGTTCACATGGCCCTCGACCACAATCTGGAGATCCTTCCGGTGATCAACAAGATCGATCTGCCGAGCGCGGACCCCGAGCGCGTCAAGCGGGAAATCGAGGACGTGATCGGTCTGGACGCGTCGGAGGCGATTCTCGCGAGCGCGAAGGAGGGGATCGGCACGGAAGAGATTCTCGAAGGGATCGTGAGGCGCTTTCCCCCGCCGGCCGGGAGCCCGGACGCCCCGCTGCGCGCTCTGGTGATCGACAGCTGGTTCGACCCCTATCACGGCGCCGTCGTCATGATCCGCGTTTTCGACGGCAGGGTGCGCAAGGGGGACCGGATCCGCATGATGTCCAGCGGCCGGGCGTTCGAGGTCACGCGCCTGGGTCTCTTCGCGCCCGGCCCCGTGGAAATTCCCGAGCTGAGCGCGGGTGAGGTGGGTTTCCTGATGGCCGGAATCAAGGAGATCGCCGAGACCCGTGTCGGCGATACCGTGACCCTCGACGACCGTCCGGCCGCCGAGGCGCTGCCGGGATTCAAGCCCATGAAGCCGATGGTCTTCAGCGGCCTGTACCCCACGGATGCCAACCAGTACCAGAGCCTGCGGGATGCGCTGGAGAAGCTGAGGCTGAACGATTCGTCCTTCACTTTCGAGCCCGAGACCTCCCAGGCCCTTGGATTCGGCTTCCGCTGCGGCTTTCTCGGATTGCTCCACATGGACATCGTCCGGGAGCGGCTGGAGCGCGAGTTCGGACTGAACCTGATCGCGACGGCCGCGACGGTCGTCTACCGCGTGATCAAGACGAACGGCGAGACGGTACAGATCGACAACCCGGTGAAGATGCCCGGCGAGGGGGAGATCGAGCGAATCGAAGAACCCGTGATTCAGGCCGAGATCCACGTTCCGCAGGAATTTCTCGGCGGCGTTCTGAGCCTGTGCGAGGAACGGCGCGGGGTCCAGCGGGAGATCCGGTACCTCGGACCCCGGCGGGTGCTGGTGGTCTACGAGCTGCCGCTGAACGAGATCGTGGCCGATTTCTACGATCGCCTCAAATCGGTGAGCCGGGGCTACGCCTCCATGGACTACGAGCTGGCGGGCTACCGGCAGGCGGACCTCGTCAAGCTCGACGTGCGGATCAACGGGGAGGTCGTCGACGCGATGTCGATGATCGTCCATCGGGACAAGGCGTACTACCGGGGCCGCGACCTCGTGCAGCGGATGCGCGAGCTGATCCCGCGGCAGCTTTTCGAGGTGGTGATCCAGGCGGCGATCGGGAGCCGGGTGATTTCGCGCGAATCGGTGAAACCCCTGCGGAAGAACGTGACCGCCAAGTGCTACGGTGGGGATATTACTCGGAAGCGAAAGCTGCTAGAAAGACAGAAGGAAGGCAAAAAGCGCATGAAGCAGGTGGGAAAGGTGGAAATCCCCCAGGAGGCGTTCCTCGCTGCCTTGAAAGTCTAG
- a CDS encoding UDP-glucose/GDP-mannose dehydrogenase family protein, translating to MKLAVVGTGYVGLVAGTCFAESGNDVICVDIDEAKIAMLRKGEIPIYEPGLQELVQRNQEEQRLVFTTELDEAVRRSDIVFVAVGTPQTANGEANLDYVRSTAEGIARAMNAFKIVVLKSTVPVGTADLVRGWIAGITPHRFAVVSNPEFLKEGAAIEDFMKPDRVVLGGDDAEALEAIKELYEPFVRTGNPILVMDSRSAEMSKYAANAMLATKISFINEVSLLCERTGADVNEVRRAIGLDRRIGPHFIFPGVGYGGSCFPKDVRAMISMGGDAPEMLLLKAVEQVNERQKRVLVEKVKRHFGDRLQGLTFAVWGLAFKPRTDDMRDAPSITIIEALLQAGAAVQAYDPEAMGEARKIFGERIRYSRRSYEALRDASALLVMTEWNEFRRPDFQRIKELLKTPVIFDGRNLYDPADLQRLGFRYYSIGRRDG from the coding sequence ATGAAGCTGGCGGTCGTCGGAACCGGCTACGTGGGGCTGGTGGCCGGGACCTGTTTCGCGGAGAGCGGCAACGACGTGATCTGCGTCGACATCGACGAGGCGAAGATCGCCATGCTGCGGAAGGGTGAGATCCCGATTTACGAACCGGGGCTGCAGGAGCTGGTGCAGCGCAACCAGGAGGAGCAACGGCTCGTCTTCACCACCGAGCTCGACGAGGCCGTGCGCAGGTCGGATATCGTCTTCGTCGCCGTGGGAACGCCGCAGACGGCAAACGGGGAGGCCAATCTCGACTACGTGCGGTCGACGGCGGAGGGGATCGCCCGGGCCATGAACGCGTTCAAGATCGTCGTCCTCAAGAGCACGGTCCCGGTCGGGACGGCCGATCTGGTGCGCGGCTGGATCGCCGGCATCACGCCCCACCGCTTCGCCGTGGTCTCCAATCCCGAGTTTCTCAAGGAAGGCGCCGCGATCGAGGACTTCATGAAGCCGGACCGGGTGGTTCTGGGGGGAGACGACGCCGAAGCCCTGGAGGCGATCAAGGAGCTCTACGAGCCCTTCGTTCGCACCGGGAACCCGATCCTGGTCATGGACAGCCGCAGCGCGGAAATGAGCAAGTACGCGGCCAACGCCATGCTCGCGACCAAGATCTCCTTCATCAACGAGGTCTCGCTGCTCTGCGAGCGGACCGGCGCCGACGTCAACGAGGTCCGCCGCGCGATCGGCCTCGATCGGCGCATCGGCCCGCACTTCATCTTTCCGGGCGTCGGCTACGGGGGTTCCTGCTTTCCCAAAGACGTCCGCGCCATGATCAGCATGGGCGGCGACGCCCCGGAAATGCTCCTCCTGAAAGCGGTGGAGCAGGTGAACGAGCGCCAGAAGCGGGTATTGGTCGAAAAGGTCAAGCGCCATTTCGGCGACCGGCTGCAGGGACTCACCTTCGCGGTCTGGGGGCTCGCCTTCAAGCCGCGGACCGACGACATGAGGGACGCGCCGTCGATCACGATCATCGAGGCCCTGCTGCAAGCCGGCGCGGCGGTGCAGGCGTACGACCCGGAAGCGATGGGCGAGGCGCGCAAGATTTTCGGCGAGCGGATCCGTTACTCCAGGCGCAGCTACGAGGCGCTTCGGGACGCCTCTGCGCTGCTGGTGATGACCGAGTGGAACGAGTTCCGGCGTCCCGACTTCCAGCGCATCAAGGAGCTGCTGAAGACGCCGGTGATCTTCGACGGCCGCAATCTCTACGATCCGGCCGACCTGCAGAGGCTCGGATTCCGTTACTACTCGATCGGGCGGCGGGATGGCTAG
- the lepB gene encoding signal peptidase I translates to MPVDKVSKEKEPIAAAERVEVKSKSTFREYAEAIGMALLLALFIRTFIVQAFKIPSGSMIPTLLIGDHILVNKLAYGVRVPFLEQYVLDFQKPRRGDVVVFIFPEDRSKDFIKRVIAVGGETVEIRAKKVYVNGVPIEDPHAHFEGSEFPGSAVANQDDYGPRTVPENHIFVMGDNRDRSHDSRFWGFVNTDDVKGKAFLIYWSWDGTDRWVRWERIGNVIY, encoded by the coding sequence ATGCCCGTTGACAAAGTGAGCAAGGAAAAAGAGCCGATCGCTGCGGCGGAACGCGTGGAGGTAAAAAGCAAGTCGACGTTCCGCGAGTACGCGGAAGCGATCGGCATGGCGCTGCTGCTGGCGCTGTTCATCCGCACCTTCATCGTTCAGGCGTTCAAGATCCCGTCGGGCTCGATGATTCCCACGCTGCTCATCGGAGATCATATCCTGGTCAACAAGCTGGCCTATGGGGTCCGGGTGCCGTTCCTGGAACAATACGTCCTCGATTTCCAGAAACCCCGGCGGGGCGACGTGGTGGTCTTCATTTTTCCCGAGGACCGGTCCAAGGATTTCATCAAGCGGGTGATCGCAGTCGGCGGCGAGACGGTCGAGATTCGCGCGAAGAAGGTCTACGTCAACGGGGTCCCGATCGAGGATCCCCACGCCCATTTCGAGGGAAGCGAGTTTCCCGGGAGCGCCGTCGCCAACCAGGACGATTACGGCCCGAGGACCGTGCCGGAGAATCACATCTTCGTGATGGGCGACAACCGGGACCGCAGCCACGACAGCCGATTCTGGGGATTCGTGAACACGGACGACGTCAAAGGCAAGGCTTTCCTGATCTACTGGTCGTGGGACGGGACGGACCGCTGGGTGCGCTGGGAGCGCATCGGCAACGTCATTTATTGA
- a CDS encoding NAD-dependent epimerase/dehydratase family protein — protein sequence MRIVVTGGAGFIASHVVDAYLDLGHEVHVLDDFSTGSRSNLNPRAVAHVVDIADPAAAQLIREIRPEVLNHHAAQMDVRRSVSDPVFDARVNVLGLVNLLEPCRDVGTRKVIFSSSGGAVYGDGEPIPAPEDRPTLPLSPYGVSKLSGEYYLAYYAAVFGLPYVALRYANVYGPRQSSRGEAGVVAIFISRLLAGLQPVINGDGRQTRDYVYVDDVVRANIAALETAHVGPVNIGTGTETDVVTLFRLVRAGLGTRIDAIHGPAKPGEQRRSCLDVTRARDVLGWRPSVELEEGLRKTIAYYRERVLDGA from the coding sequence ATGAGAATCGTCGTGACCGGGGGGGCAGGCTTCATCGCTTCTCACGTGGTCGACGCCTATCTCGATCTGGGCCACGAGGTCCATGTGCTCGACGATTTTTCGACCGGAAGCAGGAGCAACCTCAATCCGCGCGCCGTCGCTCACGTGGTCGACATCGCGGATCCGGCAGCGGCGCAGCTGATCCGCGAGATTCGCCCGGAAGTCCTCAACCACCACGCCGCCCAGATGGACGTGCGCCGGTCGGTTTCGGATCCCGTGTTCGACGCGCGGGTGAACGTTCTCGGGCTCGTCAACCTGCTGGAGCCGTGCCGTGACGTCGGGACGCGGAAGGTGATCTTTTCCTCGTCCGGGGGCGCGGTCTACGGCGACGGCGAGCCGATCCCGGCGCCCGAAGACCGCCCGACACTGCCGCTCAGCCCCTACGGGGTGAGCAAGCTCAGCGGGGAATACTACCTCGCCTACTACGCCGCGGTCTTCGGCCTCCCGTACGTGGCCCTGCGCTACGCCAACGTCTACGGGCCGCGGCAGTCGAGCCGCGGGGAGGCCGGGGTCGTGGCGATTTTCATCTCCCGCCTCCTGGCCGGCCTGCAGCCGGTCATCAACGGCGACGGCAGGCAGACCCGGGACTACGTTTATGTGGATGACGTGGTGCGGGCGAACATCGCCGCGCTCGAGACCGCGCACGTCGGCCCGGTCAACATCGGCACGGGGACCGAGACCGACGTCGTGACGCTTTTCCGGCTGGTGCGCGCGGGTCTGGGAACCCGGATCGACGCGATCCATGGTCCGGCAAAGCCGGGGGAGCAGCGGCGGAGCTGCCTGGACGTGACACGGGCGCGCGACGTGCTGGGCTGGCGGCCTTCGGTCGAACTGGAAGAGGGTTTGAGGAAGACCATCGCATACTACCGCGAGCGGGTTCTCGATGGGGCTTGA
- a CDS encoding UDP-glucuronic acid decarboxylase family protein, whose product MASVLITGGAGFIGSHLCESFLARGHRVLCVDNYATGAAENIAGFSGHPNFRFVHHNVSQFIAIDEPLDYVLHFASPASPADYLELPIPTLKVGSLGTHNALGLAKAKGAVFLLASTSEVYGDPLVKPQSEEYWGNVNPVGPRGVYDEAKRFAEAMTMAYHRYHGLDTRIVRIFNTYGPRMRMRDGRVVPNFILQALKGEPLTVYGRGDQTRSFQYIDDLVDGIHRLLESGEHLPVNIGNPHEMTILEFAEKVLELTGSRSEIVFRPLPQDDPHVRQPDISRARTILGWEPKVGLDEGLSKTIEYFRARLQGNGA is encoded by the coding sequence ATGGCTAGCGTCTTGATCACCGGGGGAGCCGGATTCATCGGCTCGCACCTGTGCGAGAGCTTTCTCGCCCGGGGGCACCGCGTCCTGTGCGTGGACAACTACGCCACCGGGGCGGCCGAGAACATCGCCGGCTTTTCGGGGCATCCCAACTTCCGCTTCGTGCACCACAACGTGAGCCAGTTCATCGCGATCGACGAGCCGCTGGACTACGTCCTGCACTTCGCGTCGCCGGCGAGCCCCGCCGACTACCTGGAGCTGCCGATCCCGACGCTGAAGGTGGGATCGCTCGGGACGCACAACGCGCTCGGCCTCGCCAAGGCGAAGGGAGCGGTCTTTCTCCTGGCATCGACCTCGGAAGTCTACGGGGATCCGCTGGTCAAGCCGCAGAGCGAGGAATACTGGGGGAACGTGAACCCGGTCGGCCCCCGGGGGGTTTACGACGAAGCGAAGCGCTTTGCCGAAGCCATGACGATGGCGTACCACCGCTATCACGGTCTCGACACCCGGATCGTGCGGATCTTCAACACCTACGGGCCGCGGATGCGCATGCGCGACGGGCGGGTAGTGCCGAACTTCATCCTCCAGGCGCTCAAGGGAGAGCCCTTGACGGTTTACGGGCGGGGGGATCAGACGCGCAGCTTCCAGTACATCGACGATCTGGTCGACGGCATCCACCGCCTGCTCGAATCGGGCGAGCATCTCCCGGTGAACATCGGCAATCCCCACGAGATGACCATCCTGGAGTTCGCCGAGAAGGTGCTCGAGCTGACCGGGTCGCGGAGCGAGATCGTCTTCCGGCCGCTGCCGCAGGACGACCCGCATGTGCGGCAGCCCGACATTTCGCGGGCCAGGACGATTCTGGGCTGGGAGCCGAAAGTCGGCCTGGACGAAGGGCTGTCCAAGACCATCGAGTACTTCCGCGCCCGCCTGCAGGGGAACGGGGCATGA